The nucleotide sequence TTCCGTTATTCTAATCGCAATTGTGCTTTTATCAGTCCTCTCTACTCCTAGCCTAGCGGCACCGGAAAACATCGATTGCTCTAAACCCACCTCAGAAGTCGAACTCAAATATTGCGCCGGCTTGTCTTATGAAGCCGCAGACAAACGTTTAAATGAGATTTATCAGCAAGTCATTTTAACCTTAAGCCCCGATAAAAAAAATCAACTCACTGAGATTCAGCAAACTTGGATTAAATTGCGAGACGGCAGCTGCAACTTTGAAACTTATCTTTACCGAACCTCAACAGGATATGGAACTGCACTCCTCCAATGCCTTGAACGACTGACGAGGCGACGCACTGCTAGTTTAGAAGAGTATCTATCTTTTCGAGGCGGCACGAATCTGCCGAAAACTTTAAACCTTTTGACAAAAGGGGAAAATATTAAAAAGCAACAAAACCTATTAAACGAGCCAAAAGAATCGTGAGATGCTGTCAATTTGGCAGTTTAGGTATTGCTCGTCCTCAGTTAACTTCCACCTTTTCCTTGGCAAAATCAGAGCTATTGCACTAATTTTTTGCTTGAGGTGAGTGCAACGCTAATGAAAAGGTGATGATCAAAAATTATCATAATCTTGAAAAATAGAGAAAACTATGCTTAGAAAATTCCGAACTTCCGCCATTCTGGCAGTCATTGCACTCTTATCATTCTTAGCAAGTTTAAGCATTGCGGCATCAGGGGACATCATTGCCCAAAATGTTGATTGCAAAAATGCCACAACTACGCAAGATTTGATAGCTTGTTCTACTCAGTCTTATCAAGCCGCAGATAAACAGTTAAATGAGGTTTATCAAAAAGTTCTTGCGGTGGTAAGTGGGGAGCAAAAAGACCGTCTCATCGAGGTGGAGAATACATGGATTAAGTTTCGCGATAGCAGTTGCGGTTTTGAAATCCCTGCTTCCCCAGATGGACGGGAATATCCAATATTTCGGAATGGATGCTTTGAAAAACTGACGAAAGAACGCACGGAAGATTTACAAAGGTATCTGACTCTACTCAATGATTTTGATCCGGCAAAGGCACCCAATAATAGTTCTCCTGTTGGAACTCTCCCGGATGGAAATTATCGCTATGTTACCGCTCAACTCTCGTCAAAAGTTGTGAGTGACCAAGAATTAGTGAAAGCGGGAGGCTTTTACTTTTTATTCCGTAAGAAAGGAAATCAAATTGTTGGCTACTACAATCAAATTGACTCAGGAAACACAATTTGCATTGACGGCAAAGTAAACGGAAATACTGTTGCCGGCCAAGCTGTAGAAACTTCTGAGCCACCTTTCAATGCGAAGGAAACAGTGATTAGCACCGGCGAACAATTTGTGAAGTGGGATCTGGCGAGAAATTTGGATGTTCGTCGAGGTCAAAAAATGGGCAATAAGATTCGGTATAGGAGCGCATTGTTGAATCTGAAGGGGTTTAATCGCATCAACGCCGGCAATCAACAACCCCCGAGAAGCTGTTAGTAAGTTATGAACATTGGAGATTGAAGCCGGGATTAGGAGTTGAGGGTTTTCACAATTTTTTTGTTCCGCCTTTCCTTCGCCGGCTCAAATTTAAATCTCAAAGGAGTCGCTTTCGTGAGCTGTCCATTGCCGCTGAAATCGTTCGGAAATAAACGGACGGACGATAAACTTAGGCGGACAGCCCTCCTTAACATCAATTCGCAGAAAAGAATAAGGCCGGCGCTTTTTAGAACCTTGTCCGTTGCGACCGATAAAAAGCTGAGACTTTGCGACTTTTAGTATATCCTTGCCTTCACTTTCCCAGAAAGTTTCCATCAAATCTGGCCCTTCTTCCCGCTGCCGGCGCAGACTGTAACCACTGCCACCGCAAACAATCCAATTAAGATTAGAATCTGCGTGGCCGGTGTCATCGCTGCGAAGATATTCCAAGCAGTGAGCGTGACCGTTTAAAATTAAATCGACAAGGGGACGTCCCTGCGTCTGATCTCCAACGACCACAGACACCCCATCCAACACCCAACGCAGATGCCGGCGAACCGTTAAAGTCTGTGCCTGCTGCCACTTTGTTGCCTCAGTCACATAGGGAGGATGGTGAAAATAAATCACCCGTCCGCGCACTTCTTCAGTATTCCATGATTCAATAAGTTTTTGTTTGAGCCAATCGAGTTGTTCAAAATCAGTAACCGTTGTTGCGTCGGCTGCCAGTTGTTTATTAATATCAATCGTTAACTCTTCAATTTGCTCTAACTTAGTCCGTAAATCGTCGAGATGTTCTGCTTCATCAGGTACATTACGGTTAAGACGAGACGAAGTTGCGGCAATTTCAACTTTTTGTCGCTCTAATTCATCTCGGCGCTTTTCTAGCAGTTGGCGGTAAGCATCCCCTTCTTTAGTTGCCGGTAAAGGTGGGGGTCCATTAAAGGTATTGGAATCAAGCGCAAAAAAGTCAATTCCGCCGTAACGAAACGTATAATAACGGTTGGGTAAACGAGTAAAACGTCCGGGTTCATAACGCAGACATCGCCCGGTTTCAGTTTTGGCAGTGTAATGCTGGTCTAAATGATTTCCCAGCTCCCAATCGTTGACGCCTTGAAGGTAATCGAGGAACGCTTTTGCATACGCTTTACCTTGCTCTGAACCATGCAAACCCACATCAAGATCCAGCCGAGATTGCAGTAGCCGGCGGATTGGCATCGCAGCGAAGGCCACCAGACCGTAGAGTAAAGGCAAGTCATAGTAATCGTGATTGCCCAACACCGGCAGAAACGGCAAGTTAAACACCATCTTGTCATAAGTGATGCGGTCAGGATGCTCGCCGCCGGCAAGAAACTCGCGATAAGGCTTGATAAAGTTTTCTGAGTAATATTCCTTCGATCCCACGAGATAAATTACGTCGCCGGTGTGCAGCACGAAACGGCAAGAGTCTCGCTGTGCCGCCATTTGTTCTGCAATCTGCCGTTGCGGGTTTTGACTGCCATGCCGGCCCGATCCGCTATCCCCCACAACCAAAAATGAAAAGTCTGGAGAGTCGTCTTTGCCATCGTCCACAACCATTCGGGTTTGATCGATAGAACGTTCGGCAATCAGGGAGTGCCGCCACCGCACCCGTTCATTCATCTTGCGGATTTTCACGGTGATCGGTGGGTCGGACACAAATTGCATGACTCTTTACTCCCAGATTCCCAACTTCAACAAGCCTTGTACCTTTGTAACCATAATGGATACCAAAGGGCGATTACATTCCATCTTCCCAGATGTGCGTAAAAACTTGTCTTTTGTCTTTTTTATTAATGGTTTTTCCAGCAACTTCGAGCGATCACCAATATGCAATAAATTTCAATCGCACTCTCCCACTTTCTGCCATTTTCCCACTCAAGACTTAAAACCCCCGCGCCGCACCTTCCCCACGCGGATCGGCTGCTCCTTCTAATGTCCCATCCGGCGTTACCACAACCGCATTGGCATTTCCCCAAACGGGTTGCACGTCAATTTGATGACCCCGCCGACGCAATTCGTCTAGCGTTGCCGGATCAAACCCCCAAGGTTCCACCCGCAGTTGATCAGGCAACCACTGATGATGCAAACGCGGCGCAGAAACCGCAGCACCGGCATCCATCTCATAAACCAGCACATTTAACACAATTTGCAACACTGTAGTGATAATGGTACTGCCACCCGGAGCGCCGGCAGCCATCCGTAATTTGCCATTTTCCCTGACAATCACCGGCGTCATACTGGAAAGCGGCGTTTTCCCCGGTGCGATCGCATTGGCTTCGCTTCCCACTAATCCGAAAAGATTCGGCGTATTCAATGCGATCGCAAAATCATCCATCTCATTGTTAAGCAGAATGCCGGTTCCTGCCGCCACGACGCCGGCACCAAAGCGACCGTTCACGGTAAAGGTTAAGCTGACAACATTGCGCTCTGCATCCACCACGGTTAAATGCGTGGTATCTTGAGATTCGCCCTTAGCAAACCGGCTCAGCGTCTCGGCATCTACCGGCTTCACTTCCGTTGCCAGTCTGGCTCGTCCCATCTCGATTTCCTGACGCCGTAATTTAGCATAATCTGGGCTAATCAGCGACGCCACCGGCACCTTCACAAAGTCTGGATCACCCAAATGCTTAGACCGATCCGCATAAGCAATTTTCATGGCTTCCGCCATTAGGTGCAATGCGTCTGGATGGTGCCAACCGAGAGATTTTAAATCCGTATCTCCGATAATATTTAAAATTTCCAACAGGTGAACCCCACCCGAAGAAGGCGGCGGCATCGAGCAAATTTCCACTTGCAACGCCACCCCACACAGCGGTTCGCGCCAGATCGGTTTATAAGCTTTCAGGTCTTCTAGGGTGATTAAACCGCCATTTTTCGCCATATCTGCGGCGATTGCCTGGGCAGTGACGCCGGTGTAAAAACTCTGGGGATCTGCGGCAATATTCCGCAAGGTTTGGGCCAAACTCCACTGCTGCAAACGCTCTCCCACCGCATACATCCTCCCATTGAGGGTGAAAATCTCGCGGGCGGCTGGGTTACTCAGCAGTACCTCTTTGCGAGCTTCTGCTGAGGTCACGTACTGCCGGCCTACCACAAACCCTTGATCCGCCAGACGAATCGCCGGCTGCACCACCGTTTTCCAGGGTAATTTCCCATACTGCTGGTGAACTTCATACAAACCGGCAACCGTTCCCGGCACACCCGCCGCCAAATGTCCGTTAATACTCAAATTCGGGCGCACCTTGCCGGTTTCATCCAGATACATATCTCGCGTTGCCGCCAGTGGTGCGCGTTCCCGAAAGTCCAACGCCTTCACATCCCCCGTACCGGCTTGGTGCAGCAGCAAAAACCCACCGCCCCCGATGCCGGCGGAAAATGGCTCAACCACAGAAATTGCAAAAGCCGTCGCCACTGCTGCATCGACTGCATTGCCACCCTGTTGCAACATTGCCAAACCGCTATCGCTTCCCGAAGGATGAGCCGAGACAACCATGCCTTTTTGACTGCGTTCTGGTTGCACAAACGCTGCCGGTGCTGGTGCTGGTAAAAGCAAGATGGAAACTGCAATCAGGAAGATATCTTTCAACCTGAAATTTTTGCCGGCATCCTGTGTTGTTGTAATATTTTCCTTTTGCCGGCCCACCCCCTTGAAACTAGAATCCCCGACTACTAGCCCCAGTTGGATCAATCCAACTGACGAGAAAAAATTATTCTGCCCAGCGGCATTTATAAGCCGTGTTTTTAGGCTTTTGCTATTAGCCAGAGAATTTATTTTTGGGGGAGTGAGCATTACTTTCGGTTTCATGTTTTAGAAAATTTACACAAACAAAACGATTGTCTCTTTTCCTCTTTTTAGCCTAACTTTCTTTAGTTAGAATAGCCGATACTGCGAAGGAATCCGCGTAAATTTTCTAAATATTGTGTGCGATCACTGCCGCCATAATTACTCTGCACGTCACTCCAAGCTTCGCGACCTTGACCGAGTAAGAATTGATTAGCTAGATAGGCGGCTAGAACTGGCCTCACATCCTGACCTTGACTGAGCCGGTCTTCATAATCTTGCAATAACTTACTAGAATTATCTGCAACTAAACTCGGATATTGACGGGTAACATCAAACATCTGCCCTTGCCGGTATTGCCAGATTTGAATCGGAGCTGCTGCTTCCTCATAAGTCGAAGCAAATTGCAAGCCAAATCGCGGATCTTGACTTTCAAATTCAGGGACACCATCCTGATTGAAATCTCTGAGATTGTAGCCGGCATATCCCCACGGTTGTTGCAGATAGGTATACTGCCCAGAGGCAGGAAGATAGCGATAAATCAAGGAATAAGTACAGCAGCCTTCCCCGCGTGGAAATAAATCAATTAAGACTTCCGGTTCCGTATCTCCATCTAAATCAACCAATCGAAATGCTAGAGAAGAACTGACACCGCTACCAATCGGCAACGGAGTATCTAGCAACGTTTGGCCGGCTCGTTCAACTTTGACGCTTAGGTTGCTGAACACATAATTTTCTTTCTGATAAGTAAGTTGCGCCCGCACTTGTCCGTTGGGAGAGGTTTGAACATTGGTTTGGACGCCTCCAGAACTTGGGGGGGCGACGACATACTGCTGCGCCACCGGCGAAGCTTTTCCCGCACTAGCAAGCGCTTGACAGACAAAGGCTGCGACTTCCCCCCGTGTTGCCGGCTGATTGGGTTGAAGGAAGCGGATTTCCGGATAGTTAACAATCAGACCTCTTTCTGTTGCCGCCACGACTGAATTTAGGGCATAATTTGGAATCGATTTCGCATCATCATAAACCAGCCCCAACTCGCTGACGGCAAAGTTAGTCGGTGCCAAGTTTAATCCATTGGCTAAGGAAACGATTGCTTGAACACGAGTCAGGGGTTCATTGGGTTGGAAGACGCCACTGGGAAAGCCGTCAAGAAAGCCGGTTTGACGGGCAGTGCGAACTGCGGTGCCGGTGCGGGTACGGGTGGGAACATCAAAAAATGGGGCATCTTGGCCGACTGCCGGCGCACTAAAAAACCCTTGAGCGACGATTGTGGCAAATTCGCCCCGCGACATCAGCGCATTCGGACGGAATGTACCATCGAGATAACCAGTGACAACCCCTTGCTGTGCCAATCGTTCAATGCACAATTGCGCCCAATGCCCTTGCACATCTTCAAAGGTTGTGCGGGCTAAGGCTGGGGTGTGAATTGCCAAGGGAGCGAGGCTGCCGGTTGTCAGTCCCAAGGCTGCAAGGAATGCCGAGCCTGTTTGCCATCTGCCCATTTTTACCACCTCTATAAAATTACACGCTGACCGATAATATTTTTTATGAGGGCAAGCCAAATTTTTTGGTTGCCAGAACCCAGCCCACTGTCTTTGTTTGGATCTTACCGAATTCTTGAGTGGGTGTGCCGGCCATCTATCTTACAGTAATGTTGTTTCCTTTGTCTTGAGATGATTTTATAGATTGCTTACAGCGAGTAGTCACCTACCCAAAACAAGCCGGTTTCAGGATTAACATATCCGCAGTTGTCCAAACCAGTCCTTCCACTCACTTGCTGCTCATAAAAGTGACTAATAAAACAATTTTTATGGAATATTTATGCTAAATTCTACTGCATCCTGTGTTGCAATAATGGTACATACGCCAGCCGTAAAATCCTTCAATAACAAGATGAAAAATAAAGTTATTTCAGCTATTTATAGAAGATTTTACTTTTAGGTTTAAGTATAAACACTAGCTTTGTCAGCAAAAAACAGCTATTGATTGGTTTTGGTCAGTAATTCAATCATTATAGAAGAATAGTAAGTGTTATAAAAATTTAAAATCAATATGTATTATTAAATTCTTTTTACATTGTCTTTTATTTTCTAACACTCTGGGCTAACCCATATAAGGCTTGTGCAACTCCCTTATACTTTTTTTTACAGCATACTCGGCTCACCCCCATGTCAACGCAATTTTTAAACCGTTTAGTTGCCCGATTTCCTAGGCAGATTCCTTTGCAAGCCGTTCTCATTGTTCCTTTCATCCTGCAAATCTTTGCCGCAGTGGGATTGACCGGCTGGCTGTCGTTTCGCAACGGCCAAAAGGCAGTCAATGAGCTGACTGCTCAGTTGCAAAGCGCTGCCACAGCTCGCATTGAAGAACGCTTTCGTCCCTACCTAGAAACCCCCCACATTGTCAATCAGATCAACCTAGATGCTATCGAGGAGGGTTTATTGCGCCCGCGAGACTTAAGGAGCATCGAGAGCTACTTATTGAAACAGCTCAACTTGTTTCAAGCGGTGGGCTATATTCAATGGGGTAATGAGTTTGGAGAGTTTCTTGGGGTCGCGCGAGTTCGTGATGATGGCACCCTTAACATTGAAGCCGCCGACGCCTCCACCAAATATCGCTTGTCTACCTACACGGTAAATAGCAAAGGCCACCGAGACAAACTTTTAAGAGATAATGGAGCCTACGATCCTCGAAAACGCCCTTGGTATAAATCCGCGATGCAACAAGGTAAACCGGGATGGAGTCCCGTTTACCTCGGCTATGGTACAGAGGAAGTTGTAACCGATGCCATTGTTCCTGTTTACGACAAGAAAGGCAGGAAGTTAGGCGTTTTAGGAACGACGTTATTTCTCTCACAAATTGGTGACTTTCTCCGCAACTTAAAAATTAGCCCTTCCGCACAGAGCTTCATCATTGAACGTTCCGGATTGTTGATTGCTTCTTCTACGCTTGATAAACCGTTTGTCATGCGAAATGGTCAAGCAGAACGGGTG is from Microcoleus sp. FACHB-672 and encodes:
- a CDS encoding lysozyme inhibitor LprI family protein; translated protein: MLKNISKLDSRRIAVLTKQIISVILIAIVLLSVLSTPSLAAPENIDCSKPTSEVELKYCAGLSYEAADKRLNEIYQQVILTLSPDKKNQLTEIQQTWIKLRDGSCNFETYLYRTSTGYGTALLQCLERLTRRRTASLEEYLSFRGGTNLPKTLNLLTKGENIKKQQNLLNEPKES
- a CDS encoding lysozyme inhibitor LprI family protein, whose amino-acid sequence is MLRKFRTSAILAVIALLSFLASLSIAASGDIIAQNVDCKNATTTQDLIACSTQSYQAADKQLNEVYQKVLAVVSGEQKDRLIEVENTWIKFRDSSCGFEIPASPDGREYPIFRNGCFEKLTKERTEDLQRYLTLLNDFDPAKAPNNSSPVGTLPDGNYRYVTAQLSSKVVSDQELVKAGGFYFLFRKKGNQIVGYYNQIDSGNTICIDGKVNGNTVAGQAVETSEPPFNAKETVISTGEQFVKWDLARNLDVRRGQKMGNKIRYRSALLNLKGFNRINAGNQQPPRSC
- a CDS encoding metallophosphoesterase family protein is translated as MQFVSDPPITVKIRKMNERVRWRHSLIAERSIDQTRMVVDDGKDDSPDFSFLVVGDSGSGRHGSQNPQRQIAEQMAAQRDSCRFVLHTGDVIYLVGSKEYYSENFIKPYREFLAGGEHPDRITYDKMVFNLPFLPVLGNHDYYDLPLLYGLVAFAAMPIRRLLQSRLDLDVGLHGSEQGKAYAKAFLDYLQGVNDWELGNHLDQHYTAKTETGRCLRYEPGRFTRLPNRYYTFRYGGIDFFALDSNTFNGPPPLPATKEGDAYRQLLEKRRDELERQKVEIAATSSRLNRNVPDEAEHLDDLRTKLEQIEELTIDINKQLAADATTVTDFEQLDWLKQKLIESWNTEEVRGRVIYFHHPPYVTEATKWQQAQTLTVRRHLRWVLDGVSVVVGDQTQGRPLVDLILNGHAHCLEYLRSDDTGHADSNLNWIVCGGSGYSLRRQREEGPDLMETFWESEGKDILKVAKSQLFIGRNGQGSKKRRPYSFLRIDVKEGCPPKFIVRPFISERFQRQWTAHESDSFEI
- the ggt gene encoding gamma-glutamyltransferase; the encoded protein is MKPKVMLTPPKINSLANSKSLKTRLINAAGQNNFFSSVGLIQLGLVVGDSSFKGVGRQKENITTTQDAGKNFRLKDIFLIAVSILLLPAPAPAAFVQPERSQKGMVVSAHPSGSDSGLAMLQQGGNAVDAAVATAFAISVVEPFSAGIGGGGFLLLHQAGTGDVKALDFRERAPLAATRDMYLDETGKVRPNLSINGHLAAGVPGTVAGLYEVHQQYGKLPWKTVVQPAIRLADQGFVVGRQYVTSAEARKEVLLSNPAAREIFTLNGRMYAVGERLQQWSLAQTLRNIAADPQSFYTGVTAQAIAADMAKNGGLITLEDLKAYKPIWREPLCGVALQVEICSMPPPSSGGVHLLEILNIIGDTDLKSLGWHHPDALHLMAEAMKIAYADRSKHLGDPDFVKVPVASLISPDYAKLRRQEIEMGRARLATEVKPVDAETLSRFAKGESQDTTHLTVVDAERNVVSLTFTVNGRFGAGVVAAGTGILLNNEMDDFAIALNTPNLFGLVGSEANAIAPGKTPLSSMTPVIVRENGKLRMAAGAPGGSTIITTVLQIVLNVLVYEMDAGAAVSAPRLHHQWLPDQLRVEPWGFDPATLDELRRRGHQIDVQPVWGNANAVVVTPDGTLEGAADPRGEGAARGF
- a CDS encoding S-layer homology domain-containing protein, with amino-acid sequence MGRWQTGSAFLAALGLTTGSLAPLAIHTPALARTTFEDVQGHWAQLCIERLAQQGVVTGYLDGTFRPNALMSRGEFATIVAQGFFSAPAVGQDAPFFDVPTRTRTGTAVRTARQTGFLDGFPSGVFQPNEPLTRVQAIVSLANGLNLAPTNFAVSELGLVYDDAKSIPNYALNSVVAATERGLIVNYPEIRFLQPNQPATRGEVAAFVCQALASAGKASPVAQQYVVAPPSSGGVQTNVQTSPNGQVRAQLTYQKENYVFSNLSVKVERAGQTLLDTPLPIGSGVSSSLAFRLVDLDGDTEPEVLIDLFPRGEGCCTYSLIYRYLPASGQYTYLQQPWGYAGYNLRDFNQDGVPEFESQDPRFGLQFASTYEEAAAPIQIWQYRQGQMFDVTRQYPSLVADNSSKLLQDYEDRLSQGQDVRPVLAAYLANQFLLGQGREAWSDVQSNYGGSDRTQYLENLRGFLRSIGYSN